One Aphelocoma coerulescens isolate FSJ_1873_10779 chromosome 5, UR_Acoe_1.0, whole genome shotgun sequence DNA segment encodes these proteins:
- the ATL1 gene encoding atlastin-1 isoform X5, whose translation MFGMETPERTHTGSFADKAYEWSSEEEESVRKAGPVQVLIVKDDHSFELDEAALNRILLSEAVRDKEVVAVSVAGAFRKGKSFLMDFMLRYMYNKETVDWVGDYNEPLTGFSWRGGSERETTGIQIWSEVFLVDKPDGTKVAVLLMDTQGTFDSQSTLRDSATVFALSTMISSIQVYNLSQNVQEDDLQHLQLFTEYGRLAMEETFQKPFQSLIFLVRDWSFPYEFSYGSDGGARFLEKRLKVSGNQHEELQNVRKHIHSCFTKISCFLLPHPGLKVATNPNFDGKLKEIDDEFIKNLKILIPWLLSPENLDVKEINGNHITCRGLVEYFKAYIKIYQGEELPHPKSMLQATAEANNLAAVATAKDTYSKRMEEVCGGDKPFLAPSDLQAKHVELKDEAVRLFRGVKKMGGEEFSRRYLQQLEAEIDELYIQYIKHNDSKNIFHAARTPATLFVVIFITYVLAGVTGFIGLDIIASLCNMILGLTLITLCTWAYIRYSGEYRELGAVIDQVAAALWDQGSTNEALYKLYSAAATHRHLYHHAFPAQRAEPADGADRKKV comes from the exons ATGTTTGGGATGGAAACTCCAGAAAGGACCCACACAG GTAGTTTTGCAGACAAGGCTTACGAgtggagctctgaggaggaggaatcTGTGAGGAAGGCAGGGCCAGTGCAGGTCCTCATTGTCAAAGATGACCACTCCTTTGAGCTGGATGAAGCCGCCCTGAACCGCATCCTGCTCTccgaggctgtcagagataagGAGGTCGTGGCTGTGTCCGTGGCTGGAGCCTTTAGGAAAGGAAAATCATTCCTGATGGACTTCATGCTGCGGTACATGTACAATAAG GAAACAGTGGACTGGGTTGGGGATTACAACGAGCCTCTGACTGGTTTCTCCTGGAGGGGTGGCTCCGAGCGGGAGACGACCGGGATTCAGATCTGGAGTGAGGTTTTCCTGGTGGACAAGCCCGATGGCACcaag GTCGCGGTGCTGCTGATGGACACGCAGGGCACCTTTGACAGCCAGTCCACCCTGAGGGACTCGGCCACCGTGTTTGCCCTCAGCACCATGATCAGCTCCATCCAG gTTTATAACTTGTCCCAGAATGTGCAGGAGGATGATCTGCAGCACTTGCAG ctTTTCACCGAGTATGGCCGGCTGGCCATGGAGGAGACATTCCAGAAGCCTTTCCAG TCCCTTATATTCCTTGTTCGTGACTGGAGCTTCCCTTATGAGTTTTCCTATGGATCTGATGGTGGTGCAAGATTTttggagaagaggctgaag GTGTCAGGCAATCAGCACGAGGAGCTGCAGAATGTCAGGAAGCACATCCATTCCTGCTTCACCAAAATCTCCTGCTTCCTCTTACCTCACCCCGGCCTCAAAGTCGCCACCAACCCCAATTTCGATGGAAAACTGAAAG aaatagacgATGAGTTCATCAAGAACTTGAAGATTTTGATTCCTTGGCTTCTCAGTCCTGAGAACCTGGACGTTAAGGAGATCAATGGAAACCATATCACCTGTCGAGGCCTTGTGGAGTATTTTAAG GCGTACATAAAGATCTACCAAGGGGAGGAATTGCCACACCCCAAGTCGATGCTGCAG GCCACAGCAGAAGCCAACAATTTAGCAGCAGTTGCCACTGCCAAAGACACCTACAGCAAGAGGATGGAAGAG GTGTGCGGAGGGGACAAGCCCTTCCTGGCTCCCAGCGACCTGCAGGCCAAGCACGTGGAGCTGAAGGACGAGGCCGTGCGGCTTTTCCGCGGGGTGAAGAAGATGGGAGGGGAGGAGTTCAGCCGGCGctacctgcagcagctggaggccGAGATCGACGAGCTCTACATCCAGTACATCAAACACAACGACAGCAAGAACATCTTCCACGCCGCCCGCACCCCGGCCACGCTCTTCGTCGTCATCTTCATCACCTACGTGCTGGCCGGCGTCACCGGCTTCATTGGCTTGGACATCATAGCCagcctgtgcaacatgattctggGCTTGACACTTATCACACTCTGTACCTGGGCTTATATCAGATACTCTGGGGAGTACAGAGAACTGGGCGCAGTAATAGACCAAGTGGCCGCAGCCTTGTGGGACCAG
- the ATL1 gene encoding atlastin-1 isoform X2, which produces MEADCRLCSGLGSWCCWWQCDMFGMETPERTHTGSFADKAYEWSSEEEESVRKAGPVQVLIVKDDHSFELDEAALNRILLSEAVRDKEVVAVSVAGAFRKGKSFLMDFMLRYMYNKETVDWVGDYNEPLTGFSWRGGSERETTGIQIWSEVFLVDKPDGTKVAVLLMDTQGTFDSQSTLRDSATVFALSTMISSIQVYNLSQNVQEDDLQHLQLFTEYGRLAMEETFQKPFQSLIFLVRDWSFPYEFSYGSDGGARFLEKRLKVSGNQHEELQNVRKHIHSCFTKISCFLLPHPGLKVATNPNFDGKLKEIDDEFIKNLKILIPWLLSPENLDVKEINGNHITCRGLVEYFKAYIKIYQGEELPHPKSMLQATAEANNLAAVATAKDTYSKRMEEVCGGDKPFLAPSDLQAKHVELKDEAVRLFRGVKKMGGEEFSRRYLQQLEAEIDELYIQYIKHNDSKNIFHAARTPATLFVVIFITYVLAGVTGFIGLDIIASLCNMILGLTLITLCTWAYIRYSGEYRELGAVIDQVAAALWDQGSTNEAASSSWQCHLLTHWLLWRVPLEEIPAVKNPPTPHPSQQPGQPCETPGIPTPARG; this is translated from the exons ATGGAGGCTGACTGCAGGCTCTGTTCAGGGCTTGGCTCGTGGTGCTGTTGGTGGCAGTGTGATATGTTTGGGATGGAAACTCCAGAAAGGACCCACACAG GTAGTTTTGCAGACAAGGCTTACGAgtggagctctgaggaggaggaatcTGTGAGGAAGGCAGGGCCAGTGCAGGTCCTCATTGTCAAAGATGACCACTCCTTTGAGCTGGATGAAGCCGCCCTGAACCGCATCCTGCTCTccgaggctgtcagagataagGAGGTCGTGGCTGTGTCCGTGGCTGGAGCCTTTAGGAAAGGAAAATCATTCCTGATGGACTTCATGCTGCGGTACATGTACAATAAG GAAACAGTGGACTGGGTTGGGGATTACAACGAGCCTCTGACTGGTTTCTCCTGGAGGGGTGGCTCCGAGCGGGAGACGACCGGGATTCAGATCTGGAGTGAGGTTTTCCTGGTGGACAAGCCCGATGGCACcaag GTCGCGGTGCTGCTGATGGACACGCAGGGCACCTTTGACAGCCAGTCCACCCTGAGGGACTCGGCCACCGTGTTTGCCCTCAGCACCATGATCAGCTCCATCCAG gTTTATAACTTGTCCCAGAATGTGCAGGAGGATGATCTGCAGCACTTGCAG ctTTTCACCGAGTATGGCCGGCTGGCCATGGAGGAGACATTCCAGAAGCCTTTCCAG TCCCTTATATTCCTTGTTCGTGACTGGAGCTTCCCTTATGAGTTTTCCTATGGATCTGATGGTGGTGCAAGATTTttggagaagaggctgaag GTGTCAGGCAATCAGCACGAGGAGCTGCAGAATGTCAGGAAGCACATCCATTCCTGCTTCACCAAAATCTCCTGCTTCCTCTTACCTCACCCCGGCCTCAAAGTCGCCACCAACCCCAATTTCGATGGAAAACTGAAAG aaatagacgATGAGTTCATCAAGAACTTGAAGATTTTGATTCCTTGGCTTCTCAGTCCTGAGAACCTGGACGTTAAGGAGATCAATGGAAACCATATCACCTGTCGAGGCCTTGTGGAGTATTTTAAG GCGTACATAAAGATCTACCAAGGGGAGGAATTGCCACACCCCAAGTCGATGCTGCAG GCCACAGCAGAAGCCAACAATTTAGCAGCAGTTGCCACTGCCAAAGACACCTACAGCAAGAGGATGGAAGAG GTGTGCGGAGGGGACAAGCCCTTCCTGGCTCCCAGCGACCTGCAGGCCAAGCACGTGGAGCTGAAGGACGAGGCCGTGCGGCTTTTCCGCGGGGTGAAGAAGATGGGAGGGGAGGAGTTCAGCCGGCGctacctgcagcagctggaggccGAGATCGACGAGCTCTACATCCAGTACATCAAACACAACGACAGCAAGAACATCTTCCACGCCGCCCGCACCCCGGCCACGCTCTTCGTCGTCATCTTCATCACCTACGTGCTGGCCGGCGTCACCGGCTTCATTGGCTTGGACATCATAGCCagcctgtgcaacatgattctggGCTTGACACTTATCACACTCTGTACCTGGGCTTATATCAGATACTCTGGGGAGTACAGAGAACTGGGCGCAGTAATAGACCAAGTGGCCGCAGCCTTGTGGGACCAG
- the ATL1 gene encoding atlastin-1 isoform X3 — protein MEADCRLCSGLGSWCCWWQCDMFGMETPERTHTGSFADKAYEWSSEEEESVRKAGPVQVLIVKDDHSFELDEAALNRILLSEAVRDKEVVAVSVAGAFRKGKSFLMDFMLRYMYNKETVDWVGDYNEPLTGFSWRGGSERETTGIQIWSEVFLVDKPDGTKVAVLLMDTQGTFDSQSTLRDSATVFALSTMISSIQVYNLSQNVQEDDLQHLQLFTEYGRLAMEETFQKPFQSLIFLVRDWSFPYEFSYGSDGGARFLEKRLKVSGNQHEELQNVRKHIHSCFTKISCFLLPHPGLKVATNPNFDGKLKEIDDEFIKNLKILIPWLLSPENLDVKEINGNHITCRGLVEYFKAYIKIYQGEELPHPKSMLQATAEANNLAAVATAKDTYSKRMEEVCGGDKPFLAPSDLQAKHVELKDEAVRLFRGVKKMGGEEFSRRYLQQLEAEIDELYIQYIKHNDSKNIFHAARTPATLFVVIFITYVLAGVTGFIGLDIIASLCNMILGLTLITLCTWAYIRYSGEYRELGAVIDQVAAALWDQGSTNEQFCLGIFLLCQEVRPKPQIVLEHQLCRCGQGQPGQASLCCWKCCCFLGKTTP, from the exons ATGGAGGCTGACTGCAGGCTCTGTTCAGGGCTTGGCTCGTGGTGCTGTTGGTGGCAGTGTGATATGTTTGGGATGGAAACTCCAGAAAGGACCCACACAG GTAGTTTTGCAGACAAGGCTTACGAgtggagctctgaggaggaggaatcTGTGAGGAAGGCAGGGCCAGTGCAGGTCCTCATTGTCAAAGATGACCACTCCTTTGAGCTGGATGAAGCCGCCCTGAACCGCATCCTGCTCTccgaggctgtcagagataagGAGGTCGTGGCTGTGTCCGTGGCTGGAGCCTTTAGGAAAGGAAAATCATTCCTGATGGACTTCATGCTGCGGTACATGTACAATAAG GAAACAGTGGACTGGGTTGGGGATTACAACGAGCCTCTGACTGGTTTCTCCTGGAGGGGTGGCTCCGAGCGGGAGACGACCGGGATTCAGATCTGGAGTGAGGTTTTCCTGGTGGACAAGCCCGATGGCACcaag GTCGCGGTGCTGCTGATGGACACGCAGGGCACCTTTGACAGCCAGTCCACCCTGAGGGACTCGGCCACCGTGTTTGCCCTCAGCACCATGATCAGCTCCATCCAG gTTTATAACTTGTCCCAGAATGTGCAGGAGGATGATCTGCAGCACTTGCAG ctTTTCACCGAGTATGGCCGGCTGGCCATGGAGGAGACATTCCAGAAGCCTTTCCAG TCCCTTATATTCCTTGTTCGTGACTGGAGCTTCCCTTATGAGTTTTCCTATGGATCTGATGGTGGTGCAAGATTTttggagaagaggctgaag GTGTCAGGCAATCAGCACGAGGAGCTGCAGAATGTCAGGAAGCACATCCATTCCTGCTTCACCAAAATCTCCTGCTTCCTCTTACCTCACCCCGGCCTCAAAGTCGCCACCAACCCCAATTTCGATGGAAAACTGAAAG aaatagacgATGAGTTCATCAAGAACTTGAAGATTTTGATTCCTTGGCTTCTCAGTCCTGAGAACCTGGACGTTAAGGAGATCAATGGAAACCATATCACCTGTCGAGGCCTTGTGGAGTATTTTAAG GCGTACATAAAGATCTACCAAGGGGAGGAATTGCCACACCCCAAGTCGATGCTGCAG GCCACAGCAGAAGCCAACAATTTAGCAGCAGTTGCCACTGCCAAAGACACCTACAGCAAGAGGATGGAAGAG GTGTGCGGAGGGGACAAGCCCTTCCTGGCTCCCAGCGACCTGCAGGCCAAGCACGTGGAGCTGAAGGACGAGGCCGTGCGGCTTTTCCGCGGGGTGAAGAAGATGGGAGGGGAGGAGTTCAGCCGGCGctacctgcagcagctggaggccGAGATCGACGAGCTCTACATCCAGTACATCAAACACAACGACAGCAAGAACATCTTCCACGCCGCCCGCACCCCGGCCACGCTCTTCGTCGTCATCTTCATCACCTACGTGCTGGCCGGCGTCACCGGCTTCATTGGCTTGGACATCATAGCCagcctgtgcaacatgattctggGCTTGACACTTATCACACTCTGTACCTGGGCTTATATCAGATACTCTGGGGAGTACAGAGAACTGGGCGCAGTAATAGACCAAGTGGCCGCAGCCTTGTGGGACCAG
- the ATL1 gene encoding atlastin-1 isoform X7, which translates to MFGMETPERTHTGSFADKAYEWSSEEEESVRKAGPVQVLIVKDDHSFELDEAALNRILLSEAVRDKEVVAVSVAGAFRKGKSFLMDFMLRYMYNKETVDWVGDYNEPLTGFSWRGGSERETTGIQIWSEVFLVDKPDGTKVAVLLMDTQGTFDSQSTLRDSATVFALSTMISSIQVYNLSQNVQEDDLQHLQLFTEYGRLAMEETFQKPFQSLIFLVRDWSFPYEFSYGSDGGARFLEKRLKVSGNQHEELQNVRKHIHSCFTKISCFLLPHPGLKVATNPNFDGKLKEIDDEFIKNLKILIPWLLSPENLDVKEINGNHITCRGLVEYFKAYIKIYQGEELPHPKSMLQATAEANNLAAVATAKDTYSKRMEEVCGGDKPFLAPSDLQAKHVELKDEAVRLFRGVKKMGGEEFSRRYLQQLEAEIDELYIQYIKHNDSKNIFHAARTPATLFVVIFITYVLAGVTGFIGLDIIASLCNMILGLTLITLCTWAYIRYSGEYRELGAVIDQVAAALWDQALYKLYSAAATHRHLYHHAFPAQRAEPADGADRKKV; encoded by the exons ATGTTTGGGATGGAAACTCCAGAAAGGACCCACACAG GTAGTTTTGCAGACAAGGCTTACGAgtggagctctgaggaggaggaatcTGTGAGGAAGGCAGGGCCAGTGCAGGTCCTCATTGTCAAAGATGACCACTCCTTTGAGCTGGATGAAGCCGCCCTGAACCGCATCCTGCTCTccgaggctgtcagagataagGAGGTCGTGGCTGTGTCCGTGGCTGGAGCCTTTAGGAAAGGAAAATCATTCCTGATGGACTTCATGCTGCGGTACATGTACAATAAG GAAACAGTGGACTGGGTTGGGGATTACAACGAGCCTCTGACTGGTTTCTCCTGGAGGGGTGGCTCCGAGCGGGAGACGACCGGGATTCAGATCTGGAGTGAGGTTTTCCTGGTGGACAAGCCCGATGGCACcaag GTCGCGGTGCTGCTGATGGACACGCAGGGCACCTTTGACAGCCAGTCCACCCTGAGGGACTCGGCCACCGTGTTTGCCCTCAGCACCATGATCAGCTCCATCCAG gTTTATAACTTGTCCCAGAATGTGCAGGAGGATGATCTGCAGCACTTGCAG ctTTTCACCGAGTATGGCCGGCTGGCCATGGAGGAGACATTCCAGAAGCCTTTCCAG TCCCTTATATTCCTTGTTCGTGACTGGAGCTTCCCTTATGAGTTTTCCTATGGATCTGATGGTGGTGCAAGATTTttggagaagaggctgaag GTGTCAGGCAATCAGCACGAGGAGCTGCAGAATGTCAGGAAGCACATCCATTCCTGCTTCACCAAAATCTCCTGCTTCCTCTTACCTCACCCCGGCCTCAAAGTCGCCACCAACCCCAATTTCGATGGAAAACTGAAAG aaatagacgATGAGTTCATCAAGAACTTGAAGATTTTGATTCCTTGGCTTCTCAGTCCTGAGAACCTGGACGTTAAGGAGATCAATGGAAACCATATCACCTGTCGAGGCCTTGTGGAGTATTTTAAG GCGTACATAAAGATCTACCAAGGGGAGGAATTGCCACACCCCAAGTCGATGCTGCAG GCCACAGCAGAAGCCAACAATTTAGCAGCAGTTGCCACTGCCAAAGACACCTACAGCAAGAGGATGGAAGAG GTGTGCGGAGGGGACAAGCCCTTCCTGGCTCCCAGCGACCTGCAGGCCAAGCACGTGGAGCTGAAGGACGAGGCCGTGCGGCTTTTCCGCGGGGTGAAGAAGATGGGAGGGGAGGAGTTCAGCCGGCGctacctgcagcagctggaggccGAGATCGACGAGCTCTACATCCAGTACATCAAACACAACGACAGCAAGAACATCTTCCACGCCGCCCGCACCCCGGCCACGCTCTTCGTCGTCATCTTCATCACCTACGTGCTGGCCGGCGTCACCGGCTTCATTGGCTTGGACATCATAGCCagcctgtgcaacatgattctggGCTTGACACTTATCACACTCTGTACCTGGGCTTATATCAGATACTCTGGGGAGTACAGAGAACTGGGCGCAGTAATAGACCAAGTGGCCGCAGCCTTGTGGGACCAG
- the ATL1 gene encoding atlastin-1 isoform X4 — MEADCRLCSGLGSWCCWWQCDMFGMETPERTHTGSFADKAYEWSSEEEESVRKAGPVQVLIVKDDHSFELDEAALNRILLSEAVRDKEVVAVSVAGAFRKGKSFLMDFMLRYMYNKETVDWVGDYNEPLTGFSWRGGSERETTGIQIWSEVFLVDKPDGTKVAVLLMDTQGTFDSQSTLRDSATVFALSTMISSIQVYNLSQNVQEDDLQHLQLFTEYGRLAMEETFQKPFQSLIFLVRDWSFPYEFSYGSDGGARFLEKRLKVSGNQHEELQNVRKHIHSCFTKISCFLLPHPGLKVATNPNFDGKLKEIDDEFIKNLKILIPWLLSPENLDVKEINGNHITCRGLVEYFKAYIKIYQGEELPHPKSMLQATAEANNLAAVATAKDTYSKRMEEVCGGDKPFLAPSDLQAKHVELKDEAVRLFRGVKKMGGEEFSRRYLQQLEAEIDELYIQYIKHNDSKNIFHAARTPATLFVVIFITYVLAGVTGFIGLDIIASLCNMILGLTLITLCTWAYIRYSGEYRELGAVIDQVAAALWDQGSTNEFCLGIFLLCQEVRPKPQIVLEHQLCRCGQGQPGQASLCCWKCCCFLGKTTP; from the exons ATGGAGGCTGACTGCAGGCTCTGTTCAGGGCTTGGCTCGTGGTGCTGTTGGTGGCAGTGTGATATGTTTGGGATGGAAACTCCAGAAAGGACCCACACAG GTAGTTTTGCAGACAAGGCTTACGAgtggagctctgaggaggaggaatcTGTGAGGAAGGCAGGGCCAGTGCAGGTCCTCATTGTCAAAGATGACCACTCCTTTGAGCTGGATGAAGCCGCCCTGAACCGCATCCTGCTCTccgaggctgtcagagataagGAGGTCGTGGCTGTGTCCGTGGCTGGAGCCTTTAGGAAAGGAAAATCATTCCTGATGGACTTCATGCTGCGGTACATGTACAATAAG GAAACAGTGGACTGGGTTGGGGATTACAACGAGCCTCTGACTGGTTTCTCCTGGAGGGGTGGCTCCGAGCGGGAGACGACCGGGATTCAGATCTGGAGTGAGGTTTTCCTGGTGGACAAGCCCGATGGCACcaag GTCGCGGTGCTGCTGATGGACACGCAGGGCACCTTTGACAGCCAGTCCACCCTGAGGGACTCGGCCACCGTGTTTGCCCTCAGCACCATGATCAGCTCCATCCAG gTTTATAACTTGTCCCAGAATGTGCAGGAGGATGATCTGCAGCACTTGCAG ctTTTCACCGAGTATGGCCGGCTGGCCATGGAGGAGACATTCCAGAAGCCTTTCCAG TCCCTTATATTCCTTGTTCGTGACTGGAGCTTCCCTTATGAGTTTTCCTATGGATCTGATGGTGGTGCAAGATTTttggagaagaggctgaag GTGTCAGGCAATCAGCACGAGGAGCTGCAGAATGTCAGGAAGCACATCCATTCCTGCTTCACCAAAATCTCCTGCTTCCTCTTACCTCACCCCGGCCTCAAAGTCGCCACCAACCCCAATTTCGATGGAAAACTGAAAG aaatagacgATGAGTTCATCAAGAACTTGAAGATTTTGATTCCTTGGCTTCTCAGTCCTGAGAACCTGGACGTTAAGGAGATCAATGGAAACCATATCACCTGTCGAGGCCTTGTGGAGTATTTTAAG GCGTACATAAAGATCTACCAAGGGGAGGAATTGCCACACCCCAAGTCGATGCTGCAG GCCACAGCAGAAGCCAACAATTTAGCAGCAGTTGCCACTGCCAAAGACACCTACAGCAAGAGGATGGAAGAG GTGTGCGGAGGGGACAAGCCCTTCCTGGCTCCCAGCGACCTGCAGGCCAAGCACGTGGAGCTGAAGGACGAGGCCGTGCGGCTTTTCCGCGGGGTGAAGAAGATGGGAGGGGAGGAGTTCAGCCGGCGctacctgcagcagctggaggccGAGATCGACGAGCTCTACATCCAGTACATCAAACACAACGACAGCAAGAACATCTTCCACGCCGCCCGCACCCCGGCCACGCTCTTCGTCGTCATCTTCATCACCTACGTGCTGGCCGGCGTCACCGGCTTCATTGGCTTGGACATCATAGCCagcctgtgcaacatgattctggGCTTGACACTTATCACACTCTGTACCTGGGCTTATATCAGATACTCTGGGGAGTACAGAGAACTGGGCGCAGTAATAGACCAAGTGGCCGCAGCCTTGTGGGACCAG